A single region of the Aphanothece sacrum FPU1 genome encodes:
- a CDS encoding response regulator transcription factor, whose protein sequence is MKILIVEDDHRIANPLAKDLSYQYHSVDLAKDGIEGWEYTQATQYDLILLDLMLPKLDGISLCKRLREVKYQALILMLTAKDATEDKVIGLDAGADDYLVKPFKLEELSARIRALYRRYSDIKTPILIHGNLHLDPNSQEVTYAGNYLTLTPKEYMILECFLRNPNQVLTRSAIIDKLWSFDDLSGEETVRTHITNLRKKLKMAGSPDTLIETVYGMGYRLMAINTTR, encoded by the coding sequence ATGAAAATTCTAATCGTTGAAGATGACCATCGTATTGCTAACCCTTTGGCTAAAGATTTAAGCTATCAATATCACTCGGTCGATTTAGCCAAAGATGGAATAGAAGGATGGGAATACACACAAGCGACACAATATGATTTAATTTTATTAGATTTGATGTTGCCTAAATTGGATGGAATCTCTCTTTGTAAACGATTAAGAGAAGTAAAATATCAAGCTTTGATCTTGATGTTAACGGCAAAAGATGCCACAGAAGATAAAGTAATAGGACTCGATGCAGGTGCAGATGATTATTTAGTTAAACCCTTTAAATTAGAAGAATTATCCGCTAGAATTCGGGCATTATATCGAAGGTATTCTGATATTAAAACGCCTATTCTTATTCATGGTAATTTACACTTAGATCCTAATAGTCAAGAAGTGACTTATGCCGGAAATTATCTAACTTTAACTCCGAAAGAGTATATGATATTAGAATGTTTTTTGAGAAACCCAAATCAAGTCTTAACTCGTTCAGCCATTATTGACAAACTTTGGAGTTTTGATGATTTATCAGGAGAAGAAACGGTAAGAACTCATATCACCAATTTGCGAAAAAAGCTTAAAATGGCAGGTAGTCCCGACACTTTAATTGAAACTGTTTATGGAATGGGTTATCGTTTAATGGCTATCAATACTACTCGCTGA
- a CDS encoding COG4705 family protein has translation MEKILNRVPEVTIYFWMIKVMATTVGETGADFLAFTMNLGLDITSYIMGGLLLIALLNQFRLKCYVPLSYWLVVVLISIVGTLITDRLVDNFGVSLVTTNIVFILGLLAVFVFWYFSEKTLAMHSINTVKRELFYWVAILFTFALGTSTGDYLAETSGLDYAQSALVFGSTIAIITIGYYYFKMNAVLAFWSAYILTRPFGASIGDLLSQPTKNGGFGYGTIGTSMLFISIIISLVIYLSFKQKKRI, from the coding sequence GTGGAGAAGATTTTGAACAGAGTTCCAGAGGTGACAATTTACTTCTGGATGATTAAAGTTATGGCAACTACAGTGGGTGAAACTGGGGCTGATTTTTTAGCATTTACGATGAACCTTGGTTTAGATATTACATCCTATATTATGGGTGGTTTGCTACTCATTGCCCTTTTAAATCAGTTTAGGCTTAAATGCTATGTACCTTTGAGTTACTGGCTTGTGGTTGTTTTAATCAGTATTGTCGGTACCTTAATTACTGATAGATTAGTAGATAATTTTGGTGTTAGTTTGGTAACAACTAACATCGTTTTTATTTTAGGCTTATTGGCAGTTTTTGTATTTTGGTATTTCAGCGAAAAGACATTAGCTATGCACTCCATTAACACAGTTAAAAGAGAACTTTTCTACTGGGTAGCTATTTTATTTACATTTGCCTTGGGTACTTCAACAGGAGATTATTTAGCAGAAACTTCAGGGTTAGATTATGCACAATCAGCTTTAGTATTTGGGTCAACAATTGCTATAATAACAATCGGTTATTATTACTTTAAAATGAATGCAGTTTTAGCATTCTGGTCAGCTTATATATTGACTCGTCCCTTTGGCGCATCAATCGGTGATTTACTATCTCAACCTACTAAAAATGGAGGCTTTGGTTATGGCACTATTGGAACCAGTATGCTTTTTATTTCTATCATTATTAGTCTGGTTATTTACTTAAGTTTTAAGCAGAAAAAACGAATATGA
- the def gene encoding peptide deformylase codes for MSAVIAVEKEKLETPPLDIHYLGDRALRQPAKRIAKVDDSLRQLAKEMLQTMYSSNGIGLAAPQVAINKQLIVIDCEPDNSANIPLILINPKIIGYSQELCVVEEGCLSIPGVYLDVTRPKTIEVTFKDEQGKPRKLQATDLLARVIQHEMDHLNGVMFVDRVDNGLALNEALQKQGFSVQAVKPVK; via the coding sequence ATGAGTGCTGTGATCGCTGTCGAAAAAGAAAAGTTAGAAACCCCTCCCTTAGATATTCATTATCTCGGCGATCGCGCTTTGCGTCAGCCAGCTAAACGTATTGCCAAAGTGGATGATTCTCTACGCCAGTTAGCCAAAGAAATGTTACAAACAATGTATAGTTCCAATGGTATCGGTTTAGCTGCGCCTCAAGTAGCAATTAATAAACAGTTAATTGTTATTGACTGTGAACCGGATAATTCTGCTAATATACCACTCATTTTAATTAATCCTAAAATCATTGGTTATTCTCAAGAGTTATGTGTGGTAGAAGAAGGTTGTTTAAGTATTCCTGGGGTTTATTTAGATGTTACTCGTCCTAAAACAATTGAAGTAACTTTTAAAGATGAACAAGGTAAACCTCGTAAACTACAAGCAACTGATTTATTAGCGCGAGTTATTCAACATGAAATGGATCACCTTAATGGGGTGATGTTTGTTGATCGGGTTGACAATGGGTTAGCATTAAATGAAGCCTTACAGAAACAAGGGTTTTCAGTGCAAGCAGTCAAACCTGTTAAATAA